ATATGGTCTGTTTCATCTTCTCCAATAGCCGATCCAGAAGTTGTTGTCCAAGAAGTTCTAACGTAAGTCCTTTCTTATATTATCCATTTTCTAActacattttcaaaattcatgTCAAAAATTCTCAAGGAAGATTATTATAAAGCAACGGtgagaaaataaacataattttgataattaaatatttatcaaattgGGTCTAAAATTTTCTCTTCTAGATacatttttccaatttctttaaTGATTTCTTGTGTTTTACGAAAGTTTTCAAAAAGTAtgaccttaattaataattattttgtcttttaaaattaaatatgctTCCTTTCCATTTCTTGCTGTTATTTCATCTATCTTAAATGATTGggttaaaattttaagttaaatttcaaaaataaaaatagatttttaactgaaattgatttttaaaatgtgaaagCGTAAAATTAAGTAGTCATGATTATGAAATTAGGCCTTAAAATTGAGGGAACCTGAAAAGATTTGTTTGGTTTGCGGGTGATAATTTCAGGAGCATCAACAATGCAACAGCAAGAAGGAATTTGGGGTTCCTATCCTGTGGAACCGGTAACCCAATAGACGACTGCTGGCGGTGCGATCCCAATTGGGAAAACAACCGGAAGCGGCTAGCCGACTGCGCCATTGGGTTTGGAAAACGAGCCATCGGCGGCAAAAACGGCAAATACTACGTAGTCACCGACCCCTCCGACAAGGACGTGGTGAACCCAAAACCCGGCACTCTTCGCCACGCCGTAATCCAAAAAGAACCCTTATGGATCATCTTCAAACGCGACATGGTCATCAAATTGAAGGCAGAGCTTCTGATGAACTCTTTCAAAACCATCGACGGCCGTGGCGCCTCCGTCCACATCGCCGGCGGGCCTTGTATTACCATTCAATTTGTGACCAACATTATAATCCACGGCATCAACATTCACGATTGCAAGCAAGGTGGGAATACGTACGTCAGAGACTCGCCGGAGCATTACGGTTGGAGGACTGTGTCGGACGGCGATGGAGTTTCGATATTTGGGGGCAGCCATATTTGGGTTGACCATTGCTCTTTGTCTAATTGCCGTGATGGGTTGATTGATGCCATTCATGGATCGACGGCTATAACTCTTTCAAACAATTACATGACCCACCATAATAAAGTTATGCTTTTAGGACATAGTGATTCCTACACTCAAGACAAGAACATGCAAGTCACCATTGCTTTTAACCATTTTGGCGAAGGCCTTGTGCAAAGAATGCCACGGTGAGTCCGATCTTCGATTTTAAATGActttttttaagtgtttaatttcaaaatcattttttaaataaattagcGTGTGATCTACAGATGTCGTCATGGGTATTTCCATGTGGTGAATAATGACTATACTCATTGGATAATGTACGCAATTGGTGGAAGTGCATCTCCTACTATCAATAGTCAAGGAAATCGATACCTTGCTCCCAATAACAAAGATAGAAAAGAGGTCAAAATTTAAtgatatataaatcaaattattgaaGTACTATGTTTGAATTCTTCTTTTAAAGTTGATGATACAACAAATTAAAAAGTCATTTCAAACAAACAGTTTCAAATTTACAATAATTTATCAACTTAAGTTAATGGTTGTTTCAGGTGACAAAGCGAGAGGATGCACCACAAAGCAAATGGAAGAACTGGAATTGGAGGTCGGATGGAGATTTGATGTTGAACGGAGCATTCTTCACAAGGTCCGGTGCTGGAGCGTCATCTAGCTACGCAAGAGCATCGAGCTTGAGTGCAAAATCGTCGTCACTAGTGAGTTCGATGACAGCGGGAGCAGGGGTGCTACGGTGTCGAAAAGGTTCTCGATGTTAGTCGAACCATCGTCAGACAATGACGAAGATATATATGGACCAAAATGACAGTATATTGAAGTATATTAGCAAGAAGAGATTTGAGGATCTTCTTGTATACTAATTTTTACATTTGTCTTACTTGATTGGTCACAATTGAAaggctttctttttttttttttttttttaagaaaaagttgTATTTCAGAGTGAGTGACCCACCATTTGTAATTCTGTCTaattacaatataatataaatattgctatgtgaaaaaaaaaaattgtattttcttttaaaacaggAAACCCACCAATGATTCCCAATAATTATAAGATAAGGTCTCAATTCAAATTATGAATATTTTGATCAATGATATAATTATGAACCTTTTGATCAATTATGTGGTACCAAATAAAGTACATAAAAGGGACATCCCCAAGGTACagtattgaaaaagaaaaaagaacagtGGTTATAAAACCATTTTTGTTCACATATTAAAAAGATTTATTCAATCttaatttttatactttcaaattattattagtttattgttaacttttcttttaagaaaagtagtttttgttaGTCTTTTCTCTAAATATGtttgtataaaaattattattatcatgaTTTAACCCATTTGGATAAAGAATAATGTTATGATAATTTGAGCATTTAAAAGTATAACGATTAAAATAGAATGAGATCTTATAATTTGTTTGATATATATTGCTaaggtgatttttttttaaaaaatttatattttatcaaaCCATGTTATAACTGATAATGGAAAATTTAATATGTTCTTTAGAATCAAACTAAAAACAATCTAAAAGTAAACTAGTAAATTACCtaaaatccaacaaacaaaTCAAACACTGAAATTTTAGGCCACCCAAAAAGCATATAAAAATCCAACGAAAAAGGTGTTCAATACGATAAAACTAATACCAATGTAAACAATATGATTTAACTATAATAATGCCAAAGCTTACAAACATGTTATTAAAATTCAGAAGGTAAAAGTAAAGTTTGGATGAgcaattaaaaaaagaagaatgagAGATTAAATTTGAAGAAAGAATTTAAGCATAAAGGGGAAAGCAATAGGGAAGTGAATAAGTGACAAACACAATGAATGAAGATAGATGCATGTTGTTCCCTGTCAGATGAAACACACATTGGCCTGTGGACTTTTGAGGCAAATGCAATGCCTCATAATTCACTGTCACACCCTCATTTATTACTTATATGATAGTAAATGGCATATGATAGAAATATCTTATTCATTTTTCTCCGATTCTATTTAATGATTTCATGACAAATTCAAGTTTTTTGAGTGAATATATTCTATGTTCTATGTTCAAAAGAAGTTCTATATTCTATTCTAAGTCTTATTTGAATATGGTAAGTCTTAGAGTACTCAAAAAggctaaattgaaaatttgataccaattatttagaaaaagttagaatttattAGTTTAATCTCTATGGTTGTagaagttagaatttagtctctataattttatataaccTCATAAATAGTCCTACTTAGAAACTAGTTATTaggattttctcaaatcataGGGATTAAATTCCAATCAtaaatatagagactaaattctgATTTTTTTTCAGACTATAAagaccaaatttataatttaacatcTAAAAACGATTAAAATGAATATTATTCGattgacataaaatatataCGTCAATTTCGAAATCATAGATTAGATTCTCCTTTTCCATAGTTCAAAAGGTTAAAAAAGAGTACTAAAAGaatcaaatattcaaattcacttTAACCAAAAGGTTTATGCTTTAGCTAACACACCCTGACGGTATTAACAATTTTCacaattttataaaacaattagaatagtatttaaaaaataataataataattgaagaCAGAGGAGAGAATTCAAATGATTTGTTTGTAGTAAATCTGAACCGTAGGACTTGCATACCGATGAGATCCTTGTCTTTTCCAGTGGCCCGCGTTTCGAAAATTTATCCTGACAGAATTTATATAcaataaacttcaataacaccaatttttttcccatttataTTTCCTTGGAGCAAGGAGCATGAGGAAACGGAGTTTATACCAAGGCCTCGCAAATTCTTTTCTATGAACTTACAATATTGCCATTTCTTATATTTTCGAagatccaaattttaaaaataaattaaacatcaaATTCATGttctactttttaaatttttaatcgcATGAAACTTATATTTGTGTAAATAAATGGTTccatttgtcaaaaaaaaaaaattgttgcttaagaataaatttttgaaatgtCTGGCTCCTCAACAGAATTTTGTGTTACGCGAGTAATACAACGTAATTATAAATGTTCAACCACAATATTTATTATCCAAATACCCAAAACAACATCATTACTTCTTTTGAAAAGAAGCCTAACAGAACACAAGTCAACAGAATATACTCTCCCCTTAAATACATCTAAATCTAATCTATACTCTCGACCAAGAGATCAGATATTCAAATCTTCCAAACCTTTCTTAAACACAACCTCTCAATCTAATATATATTCTTGACCAAGGATTAGAGATTCAAATCTCCCACAAATCCTTTATACACAACCTATCATCAAGATTCTCTAAATCTAAGCTAAAGGGATAAGGAAGAAAATTGTACTGTTTTGAGGAACTTTGAGAAAGTAGGATAAACAAGGCAAAGGGAATGGCCGATGAAGTCGGTTCATAGTACAAAACATTCCTCCATCCATTGATGATAATATATCAGAATCCGAGAAAAATGAAGATGCACCAAAACAGGTTGATGAATGATGTCACATTGCTCAAGTATAGACCAGACAAACCTGGAGAAGGCTAATATTGAGCTCATCCCTTACATTCACACATAAACAATAATCTATCATCCCAAAGAAAACCACACTcagaaattttaaataatgccaGCAAAATTTTAAGGTACATCCCTACTGTTGCTAACCGTAAACAAGAGTCTATCACGTCACTGACGACTGAGCCATGCCATTAGAAAGCCATGGCCATGAGTGAGGCAGCAAAAAGCACAATTGCACTAATAATCCGCCGGAGAAATGACATCATCAATCTTCAGAATCATTTTCACGACCTGAGTTGCCAATAAAATCTGTTGTTGCTTACCAATCAAAGTCTCGAATACATTTTGCTCCCGCATGTCATTTGTGCCAATATCATTGCAGTCTATTCCACAATATGGATTGTTCTCCTGCATATTAAATCCAAATTAATGATGAACCCTTCGTGCAAAGTTAATGCTTAAAATCACAAATATTAAGTTTGAATCAGTGATTTGAGATAGTTATTGTTCACAGTAACCTTAATTTGCTGAGATTTTACAGCAGAAAGTGTTTCAATGGGTTGTAAGCCACTGTTCTCCGCAAGTGCCATTGGGACAGCATCCAGAGCATCGGCAAATGCCCTGATAGCATACTGCAAACACGGGGAGAAAATATTCAACATCATTTGTCCATTTAGAAAGGCTACAGATAAGACAGAAACCTCATACCTGCTCAACTCCAGGGTATTTATCAGCAGCTGTCTCAACAGCAACTGAACAAGAAATCTCAGCTGAGGCACCACCATATACTATAGAGTTATTGCGGATGAGATTCCTAGCAACACACAAAGCATCGTGGATACTGCGTTTTGTCTCCTCTATCATCATTTTGTTACCTAAAACCATCGCACAATAGAACTCGTGAGCTTATAATCATCAAAGGACTTGAATCCAGATTTTAATTTGTGTTCTTTCATTTCCATCTTCTAAATTTTATTGACTCTTtcatattttacatttttctcATCTTTTCTGCTTTTTAATATACAACAGCCTGCCAACCGACTTGTGAAGAAACTGGATACCGTAACTATGCatatattaaaa
This genomic window from Benincasa hispida cultivar B227 chromosome 4, ASM972705v1, whole genome shotgun sequence contains:
- the LOC120075965 gene encoding probable pectate lyase 5 — its product is MENPIIFLLIITFFSVLLQIWSVSSSPIADPEVVVQEVLTSINNATARRNLGFLSCGTGNPIDDCWRCDPNWENNRKRLADCAIGFGKRAIGGKNGKYYVVTDPSDKDVVNPKPGTLRHAVIQKEPLWIIFKRDMVIKLKAELLMNSFKTIDGRGASVHIAGGPCITIQFVTNIIIHGINIHDCKQGGNTYVRDSPEHYGWRTVSDGDGVSIFGGSHIWVDHCSLSNCRDGLIDAIHGSTAITLSNNYMTHHNKVMLLGHSDSYTQDKNMQVTIAFNHFGEGLVQRMPRCRHGYFHVVNNDYTHWIMYAIGGSASPTINSQGNRYLAPNNKDRKEVTKREDAPQSKWKNWNWRSDGDLMLNGAFFTRSGAGASSSYARASSLSAKSSSLVSSMTAGAGVLRCRKGSRC